TCTGGAAGTGGTGGTCCTGGCCAGCGGCGATCCGTTTTTCTACGGCATCGGCCCGCGCCTGGCCGAGGCCTTTTCCGGCGAAGATCTGGTGTGCCTGCCCAACGTGACCACCCTGCAGACGGCCGCCAACCGGCTCAAGATTCCCTGGCAGGACATCGCCAGCGTGTCCCTGCACGGTCGCGACGACCTTTCGCCCCTGCTGACCGCCTGCATGCAGCACCGCTGGGTGGCCGTGCATACGGACCCGCGACACATCCCGGCCGGCATCGCCCAGGCCCTGCTGGATCGCGGGGCAGACTGGTTCGTCATGTGGGTGCTGGCCGCCCTGGAGACGGACAAGGAGGAAATCGCCCGCCTTTCCCTGGTCCAGGCCAGCGGGACCCGCTTTCCCCAGCCCAATTTCGTGCTCCTGGAGCGCGTGGGCACATCCAAAAAACCGCTGGCCCTGGGCACGGCCGATGACGACTTTGCCTGCGTGGATAATGTGCTCACCAAGCAGCCCGTGCGGGCCACCGGCGTGGCCGCCCTCTCCCCCCGGCCGGGGGACGTGATCTGGGACGTGGGCGCGGGCTGCGGCTCCGTGGCCATCGAGGCGGCGGCGGTGATGCGGCAGGGCCGGGTCTATGCCATCGAGAAACGCGGCGACCGCCTGGCCGCCATCCGCACCAATGCCCGGGACTTTGGCGCGCTCATCGTGGAGCCGGTGCATGCCTCGGCCCCGGCCTGCTTCGGCGAGCTGCCAGACCCGGACGCCGTGTTCATCGGCGGCGGCCTGAGCGAGGACCCCGGCCTGCTGGACGCCGTGTGCGCCCGGCTCAGACCCGGTGGCAGGCTGGCCGTGCATTGCGTGCTGCTGAACACCCTGGAAGAGCTGCGCCGCCGCCTGGATGCCCTGCGCATGCGGCCGGAAATCCAGCTGGTGCAGGTGTCCCAGGCCAAGGTACTCGGCAAGGATCTGCACTTCGAGGCATTGAATCCGGTGTTTGTGGTGCACGGAGTCAAGCGGGCATGAGCGATGCTTCCGCCACCGCACCCACCGTCTGGTTTGTCGGCGCCGGACCAGGGGATCCGGATCTGCTCACGGTCAAGGCCCTGCGCCTCATCCA
This sequence is a window from Megalodesulfovibrio gigas DSM 1382 = ATCC 19364. Protein-coding genes within it:
- a CDS encoding bifunctional cobalt-precorrin-7 (C(5))-methyltransferase/cobalt-precorrin-6B (C(15))-methyltransferase; the protein is MPITLVGLGLSPDALSEQHEDAIDMAQVLVAGKRHLALHASHPAQKIELTADLDAAFAAIRDALKAHLEVVVLASGDPFFYGIGPRLAEAFSGEDLVCLPNVTTLQTAANRLKIPWQDIASVSLHGRDDLSPLLTACMQHRWVAVHTDPRHIPAGIAQALLDRGADWFVMWVLAALETDKEEIARLSLVQASGTRFPQPNFVLLERVGTSKKPLALGTADDDFACVDNVLTKQPVRATGVAALSPRPGDVIWDVGAGCGSVAIEAAAVMRQGRVYAIEKRGDRLAAIRTNARDFGALIVEPVHASAPACFGELPDPDAVFIGGGLSEDPGLLDAVCARLRPGGRLAVHCVLLNTLEELRRRLDALRMRPEIQLVQVSQAKVLGKDLHFEALNPVFVVHGVKRA